Genomic segment of Planktothrix tepida PCC 9214:
ATTAGAAATTACCCCTTTATTCGCTCGATATTCTTTGCCATTGGCGACTCTAACTCCTATCGCTTTTCCATCATCAACTAATACTTTTTCAACGTGTTGATCCGTTAAAATCATACCGCCATGAGCTTGAATTAAATTTAATAAGGCTTGAACTAATGCTCCTGTTCCGCCTTTGGGTCTTGCCATTCCTGGATGGTGTCGCATGGTCATCATCATCGCACCGACGGCGAGATTTTTTTGTGAAGGAGGCGTTCCTAATTCTGAGGCTAACCGAGCTAAAGGTGCTTTGAGAAATTCCTCATCAAACCATTCATTTAATAAGTCCTCAGCACTGGTTAACATGGTTCGAGCAAAATCCAGAGCTTTTTCGGGAGAACCCAGAACAGAAAACAAATCTTTCAGTTTACTAATATTGTAATTTCCAGCAATATCAATAACAGATTGAGGAGGAGCGCTAAAAATTGGAATCGCAGCATTAATAAACCGTTGCCAAAATCCGACAAAATCTCGATATTTAGCGGCATCTCTGGAGTTATATCGTCCAATTTCAGCACAGGTTTCTTCAATGGATTTATGAGCTAAAAAGTATTTGCCATCAGGATGAGGACAAAATACAATCGGATCACAAAATAAATATTCTAAGCCATATTTATGCAGTTCTAATTCCTCCACTACTGGCCCTAAATGAATAAATTCATGATCAATCGCACACAGATTAAATTTAAACCCTGGAGCTTCTTGGGGAAGGGCTTCTTCTGTGGTAGCTGCTCCCCCAGGAACAGAACGTTTTTCGAGTAATAAAACACTGTATCCTGCTTTTAAAAGATAGGAAGCACAAGTTAAACCGTTGTGACCTGCTCCAATAATAATAACGTCGTAAGTTTCCATGATTAATATCTTTGTGTTGAAGTTTTTTGATAGAATTATAGGGGGGCATTAAGACTCTAAAAAAATGCACCCCTAGTCCGAAAAAATATTTAAGCTTGGTGAGGATTTCCATCCCCAATAACAGCAATTTTATGGCGATAGACTAATTCACCTCCATACCATCCTGTAATTCCTAAAAGTCCAGCTACAACTAAAGACAGAATAATTCCCCAAGGAGCAATACTATCAATAACATTATCCCACCGTAAAAATAAACTAATTCCTGATAATACTAAAGCAGCAATATTACCGACCATGTGAATCCATCCTGCTTTATGTTCTCGGACTCGATGAATTTTAAAGAAATCTAACATTCCTGTTAATCCGGCTAAAAGCCCGGTTATAATGCCACCTACAATTAACCAAAATGATGCGGTTGCCCAAAATGAGGAATGGGTGAATAAAAATAGAATATCTGTCAATAAAGCTGTTGTTAAAAATGCAACGGGAAAGGTGACAATAAGAGGATGCAGAGGATGTCCTAAAATCGCCACAGTGCTAGGAATTCCACTATCATAATATTCCCGTTCGTTGCCTTCAATTAAAGGTTCTAAATGAGTAATGCGGGTCATGAGTTGATCTCCAATTGAAAATGTAGGTAAATGTCTGAGGTTGAGCAGAAACTTCAACCAAAACTAACTAGCGGATGGAAAAGACTCAACATCGGCTTCTGCTAACAAGGTGATTTTTTGATGCTCTAAATTTAAGCGTTGAATGCGAAGATTTACCCCTTTCAAGTTAAAATTATCTAAATTTAAGAGTTCGCTAGATTCCTCAATTAACGCCTGAGTTAATTCAGGAGAAACCTTCTCTCCTTGAGAATATTGAATATCCTTAAGTTGAATCGTTTTGCGATCTAAACTGACCTCCGGTAAAGCTGTAAATGCAATTTTTGAGGATTCTCCCTTGGGGCGTGAAATCAGATAAGCTTGGAGAAAAAATCGACCATCTCCAGGGAGTTTGAATTCAACAGCTTGAGTATCAATGGTGTTCTGATTTCCCTCAACTGCTATTTCTAAACCTTGCAGTTTTTTGAGAATATAATCAGAATTAAAAGCG
This window contains:
- the crtO gene encoding beta-carotene ketolase CrtO — its product is MLSKNFNTKILIMETYDVIIIGAGHNGLTCASYLLKAGYSVLLLEKRSVPGGAATTEEALPQEAPGFKFNLCAIDHEFIHLGPVVEELELHKYGLEYLFCDPIVFCPHPDGKYFLAHKSIEETCAEIGRYNSRDAAKYRDFVGFWQRFINAAIPIFSAPPQSVIDIAGNYNISKLKDLFSVLGSPEKALDFARTMLTSAEDLLNEWFDEEFLKAPLARLASELGTPPSQKNLAVGAMMMTMRHHPGMARPKGGTGALVQALLNLIQAHGGMILTDQHVEKVLVDDGKAIGVRVANGKEYRANKGVISNIDAKRLFLNLMDAADVDDADSELRERLERRIVNNNETILKIDCALSEPLRFEHHDHRDEYLIGSVLIADSVKQVEIAHHDTTLGKIPDADPSMYVVVPTMLDPTMAPEGKHTLWIEFFAPYKIEGAEGTGLKGTGWTDELKNKVADRVLDKLADYSPNLKQSIIARRVESPAELGERLGAFNGNYYHIDMTLEQMMFFRPLPEIANYHTPIKGLFLTGAGTHPGGSISGLPGRNCARVFLHHQQPVSQTLTEAYQSLKSITNSVLGS
- a CDS encoding DUF2231 domain-containing protein; translated protein: MTRITHLEPLIEGNEREYYDSGIPSTVAILGHPLHPLIVTFPVAFLTTALLTDILFLFTHSSFWATASFWLIVGGIITGLLAGLTGMLDFFKIHRVREHKAGWIHMVGNIAALVLSGISLFLRWDNVIDSIAPWGIILSLVVAGLLGITGWYGGELVYRHKIAVIGDGNPHQA
- a CDS encoding LmeA family phospholipid-binding protein, which codes for MSQKDNGLGEQALSKLAEMTLASQLDEVEELDVNVNTDPIKLVQGQVDSATISGTGMVMKSDLRMEKIEMKTSAISINPLSVAFGQIELKHPTQATAEVVLTEVDINRAFNSDYILKKLQGLEIAVEGNQNTIDTQAVEFKLPGDGRFFLQAYLISRPKGESSKIAFTALPEVSLDRKTIQLKDIQYSQGEKVSPELTQALIEESSELLNLDNFNLKGVNLRIQRLNLEHQKITLLAEADVESFPSAS